From the unidentified bacterial endosymbiont genome, one window contains:
- the rpmA gene encoding 50S ribosomal protein L27: MAHKKAGGSTRNGRDSEAKRLGVKRFGGESVLAGSIIVRQRGTKFHAGNNVGCGRDHTLFAKADGKVKFEVKGPNNRKYISIVAE, translated from the coding sequence ATGGCACATAAAAAGGCTGGCGGCTCCACACGTAACGGTCGCGATTCAGAAGCTAAACGTCTGGGCGTTAAGCGTTTCGGTGGCGAATCCGTTCTGGCGGGTAGCATCATTGTTCGTCAACGTGGTACCAAATTCCACGCGGGCAACAACGTAGGTTGCGGTCGTGACCACACTCTGTTTGCTAAAGCAGACGGTAAAGTGAAATTTGAAGTTAAAGGTCCGAACAACCGTAAATATATCAGCATCGTTGCTGAGTAA
- the ibaG gene encoding BolA family iron metabolism protein IbaG produces MENNEIQTVLMNALSLQEAHVSGDGSHFQVIAVGEIFDGMSRVKQQQAVYAPLMEYIADNRIHALSIKAFTPQEWARDRKLNGF; encoded by the coding sequence ATGGAAAATAATGAAATCCAGACTGTGCTGATGAATGCACTCTCCCTTCAGGAAGCCCACGTCTCTGGCGATGGCAGTCACTTCCAGGTTATTGCTGTGGGTGAGATCTTCGACGGTATGAGCCGTGTGAAGCAGCAGCAGGCTGTTTACGCGCCGCTGATGGAATACATTGCGGATAACCGCATCCACGCCCTATCGATTAAAGCGTTCACCCCGCAAGAGTGGGCACGCGATCGCAAATTAAACGGTTTTTAA
- the mlaE gene encoding lipid asymmetry maintenance ABC transporter permease subunit MlaE codes for MLLNALAALGHGGIKTIRTFGRAGLMLFNALVGKPEFRKHAPLLVRQLYNVGVLSMLIIIVSGLFIGMVLGLQGYLVLTTYSAETSLGMLVSLSLLRELGPVVAALLFAGRAGSALTAEIGLMRATEQLSSMEMMAVDPLRRVISPRFWAGVISLPLLTILFVAVGIWGGSLVGVHWKGIDAGFFWSAMQAAIDLRMDLLNCLIKSLVFAITVTWIALFNGYDAIPTSAGISRATTRTVVHSSLAVLGLDFVLTALMFGN; via the coding sequence TAAAAACCATCAGGACGTTCGGGCGTGCCGGATTAATGTTATTCAACGCGCTGGTCGGCAAACCGGAGTTTCGTAAGCATGCGCCTTTGCTGGTGCGTCAGCTCTATAATGTCGGCGTGCTGTCGATGCTGATCATCATTGTTTCCGGTCTGTTTATCGGCATGGTGCTGGGCCTGCAGGGCTATCTTGTTTTGACGACCTACAGCGCAGAAACCAGCCTCGGGATGTTGGTGTCTCTGTCACTTTTACGTGAACTGGGGCCGGTTGTGGCGGCGCTGCTGTTTGCCGGGCGCGCGGGTTCTGCGTTAACCGCTGAAATTGGCCTGATGCGCGCGACGGAGCAACTGTCCAGTATGGAGATGATGGCCGTCGATCCGCTGCGTCGCGTAATCTCTCCCCGTTTTTGGGCCGGCGTTATCTCTTTACCCTTGCTCACCATTCTGTTTGTCGCTGTGGGTATCTGGGGCGGTTCACTGGTTGGCGTGCACTGGAAAGGTATTGACGCTGGGTTCTTCTGGTCGGCTATGCAGGCTGCCATCGACCTGCGTATGGATCTGTTGAACTGTTTGATTAAGAGCCTGGTGTTTGCCATTACGGTCACCTGGATTGCGTTGTTTAATGGTTACGATGCTATTCCGACCTCGGCGGGCATTAGCCGTGCAACTACACGTACTGTCGTACATTCGTCGCTGGCCGTACTGGGTCTGGATTTTGTGCTCACCGCACTGATGTTTGGGAATTGA
- the sfsB gene encoding DNA-binding transcriptional regulator SfsB, whose product MDTKFIDWHTADIIAALRKKGTSLAAESRRNGLSSSTLANALTRPWPKGELIIARVLETHPWVIWPSRYHDPITHEFIDRTRMMRQRKAKEKHQD is encoded by the coding sequence ATGGATACGAAATTTATCGACTGGCACACCGCAGATATCATTGCGGCATTGCGTAAAAAAGGCACATCACTGGCGGCAGAATCGCGCCGTAACGGTTTAAGCTCTTCAACCCTGGCAAACGCCCTGACGCGCCCCTGGCCAAAAGGTGAATTGATTATCGCAAGGGTGCTCGAAACGCATCCGTGGGTGATCTGGCCATCGCGCTATCATGACCCTATTACCCATGAATTTATTGACAGAACGCGCATGATGCGCCAGAGAAAAGCAAAAGAAAAGCACCAGGACTGA
- the rplU gene encoding 50S ribosomal protein L21 has product MYAVFQSGGKQHRVSEGQTIRLEKLDIATGEAVEFAEVLMIANGEEVKIGVPFVDGGVIKAEVVAHGRGEKVKIVKFRRRKHYRKQQGHRQWFTDVKITGISA; this is encoded by the coding sequence ATGTACGCGGTTTTCCAAAGTGGTGGTAAACAACACCGAGTAAGCGAAGGTCAGACCATTCGCCTGGAAAAGCTGGACATCGCAACTGGCGAAGCTGTTGAGTTCGCTGAAGTTCTGATGATCGCAAACGGTGAAGAAGTCAAAATCGGCGTTCCTTTCGTTGATGGCGGCGTTATCAAAGCTGAAGTTGTTGCTCACGGTCGTGGCGAGAAAGTTAAAATCGTTAAGTTTCGTCGTCGTAAGCACTACCGTAAGCAGCAGGGCCACCGTCAATGGTTCACTGATGTGAAAATTACTGGCATCAGCGCCTAA
- the cgtA gene encoding Obg family GTPase CgtA encodes MKFVDEATILVVAGDGGNGCVSFRREKYIPRGGPDGGDGGDGGDVWLEADENLNTLIDYRFEKSFRAERGQNGQSRDCTGKRGKDVTIKVPVGTRVIDQGTGETMGDMTKHGQRLLVAKGGWHGLGNSRFKSSVNRAPRQKTMGTPGDTRDLQLELMLLADVGMLGMPNAGKSTFIRAVSAAKPKVADYPFTTLVPSLGVVRMDHEKSFVVADIPGLIEGAAEGAGLGIRFLKHLERCRVLLHIVDINPIDESDPVENARIIISELEKYSEKLAGKPRWLVFNKIDLMDKAEAEAKAKAIAEAMGWEEKYYLISAASQLGVKDLCWDVMGFIIDNPIVQAEEAKQPEKVEFMWDDYHRQQLEEAEADDDEEWDDDWDEDDEEGVEFIYKH; translated from the coding sequence ATGAAGTTTGTTGATGAAGCTACGATTCTGGTTGTAGCAGGTGATGGCGGTAACGGCTGTGTCAGCTTCCGCCGTGAAAAATATATTCCTCGTGGCGGCCCTGACGGCGGCGACGGTGGTGATGGTGGTGACGTGTGGCTGGAGGCGGATGAAAACCTCAATACGCTAATCGACTACCGTTTCGAAAAATCTTTTCGTGCTGAGCGTGGCCAGAACGGCCAGAGCCGTGACTGTACCGGCAAACGTGGTAAAGACGTCACCATTAAGGTTCCGGTCGGCACGCGAGTTATCGACCAGGGTACAGGCGAAACCATGGGTGATATGACCAAACATGGTCAGCGCCTGCTGGTCGCTAAAGGAGGCTGGCACGGTCTGGGTAACAGTCGCTTCAAATCTTCTGTCAACCGCGCACCGCGCCAAAAAACAATGGGTACGCCGGGTGATACGCGCGACCTGCAGCTGGAACTGATGCTGCTGGCTGACGTGGGTATGCTGGGTATGCCAAACGCGGGTAAATCGACGTTTATTCGTGCCGTTTCGGCGGCGAAGCCAAAGGTGGCGGATTATCCGTTCACCACGCTGGTGCCGAGCCTGGGCGTCGTCCGTATGGATCACGAAAAGAGCTTTGTCGTTGCCGATATTCCAGGCCTGATTGAAGGCGCAGCGGAAGGCGCGGGTCTGGGTATTCGCTTCCTGAAACACCTTGAGCGCTGCCGTGTGCTGTTGCACATTGTTGATATTAACCCTATAGATGAATCCGATCCGGTCGAAAATGCCCGTATCATTATCAGCGAGCTGGAAAAATACAGCGAAAAACTTGCTGGCAAGCCGCGCTGGTTAGTCTTCAACAAGATTGACCTGATGGATAAAGCCGAAGCGGAAGCAAAAGCGAAAGCCATTGCTGAAGCGATGGGCTGGGAAGAAAAATACTACCTGATCTCTGCAGCAAGCCAGCTTGGCGTGAAAGATCTCTGCTGGGATGTGATGGGCTTTATCATTGATAACCCAATTGTTCAGGCAGAAGAAGCAAAACAGCCTGAAAAAGTCGAGTTCATGTGGGATGACTACCACCGCCAGCAGCTCGAAGAAGCGGAAGCTGATGATGATGAAGAGTGGGACGATGACTGGGATGAAGACGACGAAGAAGGCGTTGAGTTCATTTACAAGCATTAA
- the mlaC gene encoding phospholipid-binding protein MlaC — translation MFKRLLMVAMLVISPLTAVHAADQTNPYKLMDEAAKRTFDRLKNEQPKIRSNPEYLREVVDQELLPYVQIKYAGALVLGRYYKDATPAQRDAYFAAFREYLKQAYGQALAMYHGQTIQIAPERPLGDATIIPIRVTIVDPNGRPPVRLDFQWRKNSQTGNWQAFDMIAEGVSMITTKQNEWSDLLRTKGIDGLTAQLQSISRQKITLDEKK, via the coding sequence ATGTTTAAACGACTGTTAATGGTTGCCATGCTGGTCATTTCCCCCCTCACCGCAGTCCATGCGGCGGACCAGACTAACCCGTACAAACTAATGGATGAGGCTGCTAAGAGAACCTTCGACCGTCTTAAAAATGAACAGCCTAAAATCCGTTCCAATCCTGAGTATCTGCGCGAGGTGGTCGATCAGGAACTGCTGCCGTATGTTCAGATCAAATACGCGGGCGCGCTGGTACTGGGCCGTTATTACAAAGACGCTACGCCTGCGCAGCGTGACGCCTACTTTGCCGCCTTTCGTGAATACCTGAAACAGGCGTATGGACAGGCGCTGGCGATGTACCACGGCCAGACCATCCAGATTGCGCCTGAAAGGCCGCTGGGTGACGCGACCATTATTCCTATCCGCGTAACGATTGTTGATCCAAACGGCCGTCCGCCGGTTCGCCTGGATTTCCAGTGGCGTAAGAACAGCCAGACCGGAAACTGGCAGGCGTTTGACATGATCGCTGAAGGGGTGAGCATGATCACCACCAAACAGAACGAATGGAGCGATTTGCTGCGCACTAAAGGCATTGATGGCCTGACTGCGCAGCTGCAGTCCATCTCTCGTCAGAAAATTACGCTGGACGAGAAAAAGTAA
- the mlaB gene encoding lipid asymmetry maintenance protein MlaB produces the protein MSQHFSWAREGETLKLSGELDQDLLNPLWDERHEAMQGVTVIDLNAITRVDTAGIALLTHLVAVGKKRGASVTLSGASDNVMTLAQLYNLPEDVLPR, from the coding sequence ATGTCACAGCATTTTAGCTGGGCGCGTGAAGGCGAGACGCTAAAGCTGTCCGGTGAGCTGGATCAGGATCTGCTTAATCCGCTGTGGGATGAGCGTCATGAGGCCATGCAGGGCGTGACGGTGATAGACTTAAACGCGATTACGCGGGTCGATACGGCGGGAATTGCGCTGCTTACCCACCTTGTTGCCGTGGGGAAAAAGCGGGGCGCAAGCGTCACGCTTTCCGGCGCGAGCGATAATGTCATGACCCTGGCACAGCTCTACAATTTGCCTGAGGACGTCCTGCCTCGTTAA
- the ispB gene encoding octaprenyl diphosphate synthase → MNLDKINELTAQDMAGVNAAILEQLNSDVQLINQLGYYIVSGGGKRIRPMIAILAARAVGYQGNAHVSIAALIEFIHTATLLHDDVVDESDMRRGKATANAAFGNAASVLVGDFIYTRAFQMMTSLGSLKVLEVMSEAVNVIAEGEVLQLMNVNDPDITEENYMRVIYSKTARLFEAAAQCSGILAGCTPTQEKGLQDYGRYLGTAFQLIDDLLDYSADGETLGKNVGDDLNEGKPTLPLLHAMRNGSPDQAKMIREAIEQGNGRHLLEPVLETMAICGSLEWTRQRAEEEADKAIEALQVIPDSPWREALIGLAHIAVQRDR, encoded by the coding sequence ATGAATTTAGATAAAATCAACGAGTTAACCGCGCAAGATATGGCGGGTGTAAATGCAGCAATCCTGGAGCAACTCAACTCTGACGTTCAACTGATAAACCAGTTGGGCTATTACATTGTCAGCGGCGGCGGCAAACGCATTCGCCCGATGATTGCCATTCTGGCCGCCAGGGCCGTTGGCTATCAGGGAAATGCCCACGTCTCCATTGCGGCATTGATCGAATTTATTCACACCGCAACGCTACTTCATGACGACGTTGTGGATGAGTCAGATATGCGTCGTGGAAAAGCGACGGCTAATGCCGCTTTCGGTAATGCAGCCAGCGTTCTGGTGGGGGATTTTATCTATACCCGCGCATTTCAGATGATGACCAGCCTGGGTTCGCTGAAAGTGCTGGAGGTGATGTCAGAGGCCGTTAACGTTATCGCTGAAGGCGAAGTCCTGCAGTTGATGAACGTCAACGATCCGGACATCACTGAAGAAAACTATATGCGCGTCATCTACAGCAAAACAGCCCGTCTTTTTGAGGCTGCAGCGCAGTGCTCCGGTATTCTGGCGGGCTGCACCCCAACGCAGGAAAAAGGTCTGCAGGACTATGGCCGTTATCTTGGCACCGCTTTCCAGCTGATTGATGATCTTCTGGATTACAGCGCCGATGGTGAAACGCTCGGTAAAAACGTTGGGGATGATCTGAACGAAGGTAAACCCACGCTGCCGTTGCTCCATGCCATGCGCAATGGTTCACCCGATCAGGCGAAAATGATCCGAGAGGCTATTGAGCAGGGAAATGGTCGTCATCTTCTTGAACCTGTACTGGAAACGATGGCTATCTGCGGATCGCTGGAGTGGACGCGCCAGCGTGCTGAGGAAGAGGCCGACAAAGCTATTGAAGCCCTTCAGGTGATACCGGACAGCCCATGGCGCGAAGCATTAATTGGTCTTGCCCACATTGCCGTTCAGCGCGACCGCTAA
- the murA gene encoding UDP-N-acetylglucosamine 1-carboxyvinyltransferase — protein sequence MDKFRVQGPTRLQGEVTISGAKNAALPILFAALLAEEPVEIQNVPKLKDIDTTMKLLGQLGTKVERNGSVWIDASNVNNFSAPYDLVKTMRASIWALGPLVARFGQGQVSLPGGCAIGARPVDLHIFGLEKLGAQIRLEEGYVKASVNGRLKGAHIVMDKVSVGATVTIMSAATLAEGTTIIENAAREPEIVDTANFLMALGAKIAGQGTDRITIEGVERLGGGVYRVLPDRIETGTFLVAAAISGGKIMCRNAQPDTLDAVLAKLREAGADIETGEDWISLDMHGKRPKAVTVRTAPHPAFPTDMQAQFTLLNLVAEGTGVITETIFENRFMHVPELIRMGAHAEIESNTVICHGVEKLSGAQVMATDLRASASLVLAGCIAEGTTVVDRIYHIDRGYERIEDKLRALGANIERVKGE from the coding sequence ATGGACAAATTTCGTGTACAGGGGCCTACGCGTCTCCAGGGCGAAGTCACAATTTCTGGTGCAAAAAACGCCGCTCTGCCCATCCTCTTCGCTGCGCTGCTCGCGGAAGAGCCGGTAGAAATTCAGAACGTACCGAAACTGAAAGATATCGATACGACCATGAAGTTGCTCGGGCAGTTGGGTACCAAAGTCGAGCGTAACGGGTCCGTCTGGATTGATGCCAGTAACGTTAATAACTTCTCTGCGCCTTACGACCTGGTGAAAACCATGCGTGCGTCTATCTGGGCGCTTGGACCGCTGGTGGCGCGCTTTGGTCAGGGTCAGGTCTCTCTGCCTGGCGGCTGCGCCATTGGTGCACGTCCGGTTGATTTGCATATCTTTGGCCTGGAAAAACTGGGCGCGCAGATCAGGCTGGAAGAGGGTTACGTTAAGGCGTCCGTTAACGGTCGCCTGAAAGGCGCGCACATCGTGATGGACAAAGTGAGCGTAGGAGCAACGGTTACCATCATGTCTGCGGCGACGCTGGCAGAAGGCACGACCATTATTGAGAACGCCGCGCGTGAACCTGAGATTGTGGACACCGCAAACTTCCTCATGGCGCTGGGCGCGAAGATCGCCGGCCAGGGGACCGACCGTATCACCATCGAAGGCGTTGAACGTCTCGGCGGCGGCGTGTATCGCGTTCTGCCGGACCGTATCGAGACCGGTACTTTCCTGGTGGCAGCGGCCATTTCTGGCGGCAAAATTATGTGCCGTAACGCACAGCCTGACACCCTGGATGCCGTGCTGGCGAAACTGCGCGAAGCGGGTGCGGATATTGAGACCGGCGAAGACTGGATAAGCCTGGACATGCACGGCAAGCGTCCAAAAGCCGTGACCGTTCGTACCGCTCCGCATCCGGCATTCCCAACCGATATGCAGGCGCAGTTCACCCTGTTGAACCTGGTGGCGGAAGGGACCGGTGTGATCACCGAGACCATTTTCGAAAACCGCTTTATGCACGTTCCTGAACTGATCCGTATGGGCGCGCATGCCGAGATCGAAAGCAATACGGTCATCTGTCACGGCGTTGAAAAACTGTCTGGTGCTCAGGTGATGGCGACCGATCTTCGTGCGTCAGCGAGTCTGGTGCTAGCGGGATGTATAGCGGAAGGCACTACCGTTGTCGATCGTATCTACCACATCGATCGTGGTTATGAGCGTATTGAAGACAAACTGCGCGCGCTGGGTGCCAATATCGAGCGTGTGAAGGGCGAGTAA
- a CDS encoding DMT family transporter, with translation MKQQAGIGILLALTTAMCWGALPIAMKQVLEVMEPPTVVFYRFLMASIGLGAILAVKGKLPPLRLFRKPRWLILLAIATGGLFGNFILFSSSLQYLSPTASQVIGQLSPVGMMVASVFILKEKMRGTQIVGASMLIFGLVMFFNTSLIEIFTRLTDYTWGVIFGVGAATVWVSYGVAQKVLLRRLASQQILLLLYTLCTMALLPLARPGVITQLSDWQLACLIFCGLNTLIGYGALAEAMARWQAAQVSALITLTPLFTLLFSDLLSMAWPDVFVKPMLNLLGYLGAFVLVAGAMYSAIGHRLWGRWRKNEAVVVEVTRSGE, from the coding sequence ATGAAGCAGCAGGCCGGCATTGGTATTCTTTTGGCGCTCACGACCGCAATGTGCTGGGGTGCGCTGCCAATTGCAATGAAGCAGGTACTGGAAGTGATGGAGCCGCCTACGGTGGTGTTTTATCGCTTTCTGATGGCAAGTATTGGCCTTGGCGCCATTCTCGCTGTTAAAGGTAAGCTTCCACCGCTGCGCCTCTTCCGTAAACCGCGATGGTTAATATTGTTGGCAATCGCGACAGGAGGGTTGTTCGGTAACTTTATTCTGTTCAGCTCTTCACTGCAGTATCTTAGCCCTACGGCGTCGCAGGTGATTGGTCAACTTTCCCCGGTTGGCATGATGGTCGCCAGCGTCTTTATCCTCAAAGAGAAGATGCGTGGGACGCAAATTGTCGGGGCGAGCATGCTGATTTTCGGTCTGGTGATGTTCTTTAACACCAGCCTGATTGAAATTTTTACCCGCCTGACGGATTACACCTGGGGTGTGATTTTCGGCGTGGGGGCTGCAACGGTCTGGGTGAGTTATGGCGTCGCGCAAAAGGTGTTATTGCGTCGTCTGGCCTCACAGCAGATCCTCCTTTTATTGTACACTTTGTGTACAATGGCATTATTGCCATTAGCCAGGCCAGGTGTGATTACCCAGCTCAGCGACTGGCAACTGGCGTGCCTCATTTTTTGTGGGCTTAACACGCTGATCGGTTATGGCGCGCTGGCCGAAGCAATGGCGCGCTGGCAAGCAGCGCAGGTGAGCGCGTTAATCACGCTGACTCCGCTGTTCACGCTGTTATTTTCAGATTTGTTATCAATGGCCTGGCCCGATGTCTTCGTCAAGCCGATGCTCAACCTGTTGGGCTATCTCGGTGCGTTTGTCCTAGTTGCGGGTGCGATGTATTCCGCCATTGGTCATCGTCTCTGGGGGCGTTGGCGCAAAAATGAAGCGGTAGTAGTGGAAGTCACCCGCTCAGGCGAATGA
- the mlaD gene encoding outer membrane lipid asymmetry maintenance protein MlaD, whose translation MQTRKNEIWVGVFLLLALLAALFICLRAANITSVRTEPTYRIYATFDNIGGLKARSPVRIGGVVVGRVTDITLDEKTYLPRVAMDIEERYNHIPDTSSLSIRTSGLLGEQYLALNIGFEDPELGTSILKDGGVIQDTKSAMVLEDMIGQFLYNSKGSDNKSDAAPAQSEDHTNAVPAPGAAN comes from the coding sequence ATGCAAACGAGAAAAAATGAAATTTGGGTTGGCGTGTTCCTGCTGTTGGCACTGCTGGCTGCGCTGTTTATCTGCCTCAGAGCGGCGAACATCACTTCTGTTCGCACCGAACCGACGTATCGCATCTATGCGACCTTCGATAATATCGGTGGTCTGAAGGCGCGCTCACCGGTACGCATTGGCGGTGTGGTAGTCGGGCGAGTGACGGACATTACGCTGGATGAGAAGACCTACCTGCCGCGCGTAGCGATGGATATCGAAGAGCGCTATAACCACATTCCTGATACCAGCTCGCTGTCTATTCGTACCTCCGGCCTGCTGGGCGAACAGTATCTGGCGCTTAACATCGGTTTCGAAGATCCCGAGCTAGGAACGTCTATCCTTAAAGACGGCGGCGTAATTCAGGATACGAAGTCCGCGATGGTGCTGGAAGATATGATTGGTCAGTTCCTTTATAACAGTAAAGGGAGTGATAATAAGTCTGATGCTGCCCCGGCGCAGAGCGAAGATCATACTAACGCCGTACCGGCCCCTGGTGCTGCGAATTAA